The proteins below come from a single Cryptococcus gattii WM276 chromosome D, complete sequence genomic window:
- a CDS encoding uncharacterized protein (Similar to TIGR gene model, INSD accession AAW45776.1) — protein sequence MMSSNSFSASMASSSYTTFFPPALSRSFSSKALDSSLPTEDTPLLPLDKSPRSWFPPVTRVLFTSFLLAMTFAFTQTSLIYAFRIMTCDEYYKTHDEWTGTGDRCSMPKIEADSASQIAIMSTVTTSCTIANLFITGWFIKKFGCKAAMFQQTFWAALRNLTQMYALSIGGNTGMQIIQTTQLFNVLGSGGGYQIASNVFISTLVAAEERTSQFGVLTGVIMLGSSSGYTFGGLAYNWFGLLAPFQCAFALLCFCTVFGSLFLPHTPPENDQRINDKEKKRKSFLAPLKIFVPTRNVIVGNKTKHDYNLLLLACGAFFSVLATGYVHMGLQLVGTISLASSQARAVSCRWSLNLLVKAFFLSICFPRIIAAGRRYVSHRQDVPSFAAIEHPENPYQAEEPDDIGAPRQEQAQAPTDAKHGSLFDLYFLRWSIFTDGVLTALTTLSTKGWHSYVAACVLPFASGTGSACKGVILDFVDSEERADALSAIALVEKIAQVSTISVFGYVFAWLSEEGKPTLVFLVNGLTAIIAFFFLLFVSMPRQGEGKVSLS from the exons ATGATGTCCTCCAACAGCTTCAGCGCCAGTATGGCGTCTTCATCATATAccaccttcttccctcctgCCTTGTCTCGTTCTTTCTCTTCAAAAGCCCTCGATTCCTCATTGCCCACAGAGGATACCCCCCTTCTCCCTTTAGATAAGTCTCCCCGATCATGGTTTCCACCAGTCACAAGAGTACTGTTTacttccttccttctcgcCATGACGTTTGCATTCACTCAAACGTCTCTTATCTATGCCTTTCGAATCATGACGTGTGATGAGTACTACAAGACTCACGACGAGTGGACTGGGACTGGTGATAGATGTTCGATGCCGAAAATCGAAGCGGACAGTGCTTCTCAAATTGCTATCATGAGTACTGTTACAACATCATGCA CGATTGCAAATCTCTTTATCACGGGGTGGTTCATCAAAAAATTCGGCTGCAAAGCGGCCATGTTCCAGCAAACTTTTTGGGCAGCATTGCGCAACCTCACTCAGATGTATGCCCTCTCTATTGGTGGCAATACCGGTATGCAGATCATCCAAACTACTCAGTTATTTAATGTGTTAGGCTCTGGAGGAGGATATCAAATCGCGAGTAACGTCTTCATTTCGACACTCGTTGCTGCCGAGGAAAGGACAAGTCAGTTCGGTGTTTTAACGGGTGTTATCATGCTGGGTTCATCATCTGGCTATACTT TCGGCGGCCTCGCCTACAACTGGTTCGGTCTGCTCGCACCTTTCCAATGTGCCTTTGCCCTTCTCTGCTTCTGCACTGTATTTGGatctcttttcctcccTCATACCCCCCCTGAAAATGATCAACGTATCAACGacaaagagaagaagagaaagtCATTTCTTGCGCCTCTCAAGATTTTCGTTCCCACCAGAAACGTTATTGTCGGTAACAAAACCAAGCACGACTATAATCTGCTACTCTTGGCTTGTGGAGCATTTTTCAGTGTTTTGGCGACAGGGTATGTGCATATGGGGCTTCAGCTTGTAGGAACGATAAGTTTGGCTTCCAGCCAGGCGAGAGCGGTATCATGCAGGTGG TCTCTCAATCTTCTGGTCAAGGCTTTCTTCCTATCCATCTGTTTTCCTCGCATCATCGCTGCTGGTCGACGATATGTATCACATCGACAAGATGTACCTTCATTCGCAGCTATTGAGCATCCTGAAAACCCTTACCAAGCCGAGGAGCCAGACGATATCGGCGCACCTCGTCAAGAGCAAGCTCAAGCACCAACTGACGCCAAGCATGGATCCCTCTTTGACCTCTATTTTCTCCGCTGGTCCATCTTCACTGATGGTGTCCTCACCGCGCTCACGACTTTGAGTACAAAGGGATGGCATTCATATGTGGCGGCGTGCGTGTTACCATTTGCATCTGGAACAGGATCTGCATGTAAAGGTGTGATCTTGGATTTTGTCGATTCTGAAGAGCGGGCGGATGCTCTGAGTGCAATTGCTTTAGTTGAGAAGATTG CCCAAGTATCTACGATTTCAGTGTTTGGATATGTTTTTGCATGGCTTAGTGAAGAGGGAAAACCGACATTGGTATTTTTGGTTAATGGC TTAACGGCTATCATTGCattctttttccttctaTTCGTGAGCATGCCCAGACAGGGCGAGGGGAAAGTCTCACTCTCATAA
- a CDS encoding glycine hydroxymethyltransferase, putative (Similar to TIGR gene model, INSD accession AAW45780.1) — MPRLILSALRTTIRPAISKQIRMASSVPVPTDFNACLYKPLAEADPEINSLIEKETWRQFSGLELIASENLTSLAVMEANGSMLTNKYSEGLPGARYYGGNEYIDVIENLTRERALKAFNLDPKVWGVNVQPYSGSTANFAAFTALISPQDRVMGLGLPDGGHLTHGYYTAKKKITASSIYFQSFPYRVDPKTGIIDYPQLETNANLFKPRLLVCGGSAYPRDWDYGRLRKIADGQGAYLLSDMAHISGLVAAAEQNSPFEYCDVVTTTTHKTLRGPRAGLIFFRKDKESDLEARVNAAVFPACQGGPHNNTIAGIAVALKQAADPAFKQYAKQVRANAAAMASVLFKHGYRLQTDGTENHLILWDLRPIGLTGSKVEKICDAAHITLNKNAVAGDTSALVPGGVRIGTSALTSRSMKEQDVEKVAEFLHRVVQIALKTQEEAGSKLLKDFVKAYESGNGEAPKLIAELKEDVMKFATSFPLPGVPDSSKIVRPEGVNL, encoded by the exons ATGCCCAGGCTTATTCTCTCCGCTCTCCGAACTACCATCCGCCCAGCTATCTCTAAGCAAATCAGAATGGCATCTTCCGTCCCCGTCCCCACCGATTTT AACGCTTGTCTCTACAAGCCCTTGGCTGAGGCCGACCCCGAGATCAACTCTCTCATCGAGAAGGAGACTTGGCGTCAGTTCTCTGGTCTCGAGCTTATCGCTTCCGAG AACTTGACTTCTCTCGCTGTTATGGAGGCCAACGGCTCTATGCTTACCAACAAGTACTCTGAGGGTCTTCCCGGTGCTCGATACTACGGTGGTAACGAG TACATCGATGTTATTGAGAACCTTACCAGGGAGCGTGCTTTGAAGGCTTTTAACCTTGACCCCAAGGTCTGGGGCGTAAACGTCCAGCCTTACTCGGGTTCCACTGCCAA CTTTGCCGCTTTCACTGCCCTCATCAGCCCCCAGGACCGAGTAATGGGTCTTGGTCTCCCTGATGGTGGTCACCTCACCCACGGTTACTACACCgccaagaagaagatcactgcttcttccatctACTTCCAGTCTTTCCCTTACCGAGTCGACCCCAAGACTGGTATCATTGACTACCCCCAGCTCGAGACCAACGCCAACCTCTTCAAACCCCGTCTTCTCGTTTGCGGTGGTTCTGCTTACCCCCGTGACTGGGACTATGGCCGTCTCCGAAAGATCGCCGATGGCCAGGGCGCTTACCTCTTGTCCGACATGGCCCACATCTCCGGTCTCGTCGCTGCTGCCGAGCAAAACTCTCCTTTCGAGTACTGTGACGTCGTGACCACCACTACCCACAAGACCCTCCGTGGTCCCCGAGCTGgtctcatcttcttccgaAAGGACAAGGAATCTGACCTTGAGGCTCGTGTCAACGCTGCCGTCTTCCCTGCTTGTCAGGGTGGCCCCCACAACAACACCATCGCCGGTATCGCCGTCGCCCTCAAGCAGGCTGCCGACCCCGCTTTCAAGCAGTACGCCAAGCAGGTCCGCGCCAACGCTGCTGCCATGGCTTCCGTCTTGTTCAAACACGGTTACAGGCTCCAAACTGACGGTACTGAGAACCACTTGATTCTCTGGGACCTCAGGCCTATCGGTTTGACCGGCTCCAAGGTTGAGAAGATTTGTGATGCCGCTCACATCACCCTCAACAAGAACGCCGTTGCCGGTGACACTTCTGCCCTCGTCCCTGGTGGTGTCCGAATCGGTACCTCTGCCTTGACTTCCCGATCGATGAAGGAGCAGGATGTGGAAAAGGTTGCCGAGTTCCTCCACCGTGTCGTCCAGATTGCGCTCAAGACTCAGGAAGAGGCTGGTTCCAAGCTTCTCAAGGACTTTGTCAAGGCTTACGAGTCTGGTAACGGTGAAGCCCCCAAGCTTATCGCTGAGCTCAAGGAGGACGTTATGAAGTTTGCCACCAGCTTCCCCTTGCCTGGTGTCCCCGACAGC TCCAAGATTGTCCGACCCGAAGGTGTCAACCTCTAA
- a CDS encoding 3-methyl-2-oxobutanoate hydroxymethyltransferase, putative (Similar to TIGR gene model, INSD accession AAW45778.1) codes for MLPRVNRLPNQRLAIALRPHASHLFSATISAVRRSVASQAQVAQPPVHPEIDGTFNDLIGEGSMNMGMSPRGRGRTSVPHRNLDKIELANALPVRPSGSKGPSSGLRIEESDLVIDETPEGYNSASDGEYYDFGREERRSPAAVLGSKRLGMVVLPEEMQRGIQRQIDLMDNPRDIRKSYLALPNVPAPISAAKSERKNKPYRTPESELAKASAILPGEYGAVKNVLEELERRLGRDWLTSVKEGEILEFSSSLGPGLWGIMDVMGGLLSSRRRWQEGQDKLKYQFVHSSRHGLDLVQRITEVIPEESADIQFNRKFVHSSTPSLILSTFHLTSFPTLPTRQLYLRRLLELSSPYIVLIERSTPQGWAAISQARSYLLEESTSENPLHVVAPCPHDGKCPLVGTKDVCGYSQRLQRPSFLRKTKHSTRGEEEKGYCYLVVAKGERPSVSTVAEDIKIAGRIGKVGREAAEKALIKSQGRSIIQEVEGHEAVMEVVRLHEMAPDMENLEVALPSVNSDKLEENLRIEAYSWPRMVAPPMKRKGHVTMDTCCPDGNIQRLTYTKSHSKQSYHDARKSSWGDLFPHTSKGKPVIRTRGVRRLVKSENSEDADAVINELLSASLEEEMEFEKAMETVEVDELKELEMLGIKIPRAEISKEKQDGDVLVWESSKNGPFASGQKRSYSTLMSRCTARPKALPLIQTRTMSARPSSPTKPKTTLSSLLSLAKSGTPISVLTAYDYPTALLSESCNLDMTLVGDSLSQVALGHETTTAITLEEMIHHARTVVRGAKSPFVFADMPFGSFETSLEEGVRNVLRMIKEGGVDGVKIEGGREIVPLVRRLSAIGIPVMPHLGLQPQRATSLSGYLVQGRTAQTAYDILQSARELADAGAFAFLLEAMPSKVAQLVTEEVGKKGVFTIGIGAGKETSGQVLVITDVLGVYAEDSTENVATPIVTEETELVSTSRELAKPLDAPRFVRQFGSLGQEMRRAVRAYVQAVKEGSFPDSKESYGMKKEEWEVFLEMVKNEKDQH; via the exons ATGTTACCGAGAGTCAATAGATTGCCCAATCAAAGGCTAGCAATTGCTCTCCGACCTCATGCGAGTCACCTTTTTTCAGCGACGATTTCAGCAGTTCGACGTTCGGTGGCAAGTCAAGCCCAAGTAGCCCAACCGCCAGTCCATCCTGAAATTGATGGCACATTCAACGATTTGATTGGAGAAGGGAGTATGAACATGGGAATGAGTCCTAGAGGGAGGGGTAGGACGTCAGTGCCACATAGGAATTTGGACAAGATCGAACTGGCGAATGCGCTGCCTGTCCGACCTAGCGGAAGCAAGGGGCCGTCTTCAGGCTTGCGAATAGAAGAGAGTGACCTGGTCATCGATGAGACTCCAGAAGGTTATAATTCTGCCTCAGATGGAGAATATTATGATTTTGGTCGGGAAGAAAGGAGGAGTCCAGCTGCTGTCCTGGGAAGCAAGCGTTTGGGAATGGTGGTTTTGCCGGAGGAAATGCAGCGAGGTATTCAAAGACAAATAGACC TCATGGATAACCCTCGAGATATTCGAAAGTCATACCTGGCGCTTCCCAATGTGCCTGCACCCATTAGCGCTGCAAAATCGGAGCGTAAGAATAAACCATACCGCACACCGGAAAGCGAGCTTGCGAAAGCATCCGCAATCCTTCCCGGAGAGTATGGTGCGGTCAAGAATGTGCTGGAAGAGCTGGAGAGAAGGCTAGGTCGAGATTGGTTGACAAGTGtaaaggaaggagagatCTTGGAGTTCTCATCGAGTTTGGGACCTGGCCTCTG GGGTATCATGGACGTCATGGGCGGTCTGCTCTCTTCTCGCCGGAGATGGCAGGAAGGACAGGACAAATTAAAATATCAATTTGTACACTCCTCCAGGCATGGTCTTGACCTCGTCCAAAGAATAACAGAAG TCATCCCTGAGGAATCTGCCGATATTCAGTTCAACCGCAAATTTGTTCATTCTTCGACCCCATCGTTAATTCTTTCCACATTCCACCTTACCTCCTTCCCTACATTGCCAACTAGACAACTTTATTTGCGTCGACTTTTGGAGCTCTCATCTCCTTATATAGTCCTCATTGAGAGGTCAACGCCGCAAGGATGGGCAGCTATCTCACAAGCGCGCTCATACTTGCTCGAGGAATCGACCTCTGAAAACCCTCTTCACGTGGTAGCTCCTTGTCCTCACGACGGGAAATGCCCTTTGGTCGGAACCAAGGATGTTTGTGGCTACAGTCAGAGGCTTCAAAGGCCTTCCTTCCTGAGGAAAACAAAACACTCAACTaggggagaagaggagaagggtTATTGCTACCTCGTGGTCGCCAAAGGCGAGCGTCCCTCCGTTAGCACCGTAGCTGAGGACATCAAAATTGCTGGAAGGATCGGAAAAGTGGGGCGAGAAGCTGCTGAGAAGGCATTGATCAAATCCCAAGGTCGGTCGATCATCCAAGAAGTTGAAGGTCACGAAGCTGTAATGGAAGTTGTGCGTCTGCATGAAATGGCGCCTGATATGGAGAACCTCGAAGTGGCTTTGCCATCCGTCAATTCGGATAAATTGGAAGAGAACTTAAGAATAGAAGCGTATAGCTGGCCGAGAATGGTTGCTCCGCCtatgaagaggaaagggCATGTCACCATGGATACTTGTTGCCCTGATG GGAACATACAACGTCTTACCTATACCAAGTCTCATTCCAAACAAAGCTATCATGACGCTCGTAAATCTTCTTGGGGTGATCTCTTTCCCCACACTTCCAAAGGCAAACCCGTTATCCGTACCCGTGGTGTTAGACGTCTTGTAAAATCTGAAAACAGTGAAGACGCGGACGCGGTTATCAATGAACTCTTATCAGCAAGCTtagaggaggagatggagtTTGAGAAAGCTATGGAGACAGTAGAGGTTGATGAGCTGAAGGAGTTGGAAATGTTGGGCATTAAGATTCCCAGGGCTGAAATTTCTAAGGAAAAGCAGGATGGCGATGTGTTGGTGTGGGAATCCAGCAAGAATGGACCTTTTGCGTCCGGGCAGAAGAGGAGCTACAGCACTTTAATGTCAAGGTGCACTGCACGGCCTAAAGCTTTACCCCTCATTCAAACCCGAACAATGTCAGCTCGcccatcttctccaacgAAGCCAAAGACGACCCTTTCATCCCTGTTGTCGCTCGCTAAATCTGGTACACCCATCAGCGTCCTCACCGCTTACGATTACCCTACCGCTCTCCTGTCTGAATCCTGCAACCTCGATATGACTCTTGTTGGAGATTCGCTTTCTCAAGTCGCCCTCGGCCATGAGACTACTACAGCTATTACCCTTGAAGAAATGATCCACCATGCACGAACAGTTGTGCGGGGTGCGAAATCACCTTTCGTCTTTGCCGATATGCCTTTTGGTAGCTTCGAGACTTCTTTAGAAGAAGGTGTCAGGAACGTGTTGAGGATGATTAAAGAAGGTGGTGTGGATGGCGTTAAAATCGAAGGTGGCCGCGAAATCGTCCCTCTTGTTCGACGTCTTTCCGCTATTGGTATCCCCGTCATGCCTCATCTCGGTTTGCAACCTCAACGAGCTACCAGTTTGTCAGGTTACCTCGTTCAGGGACGCACCGCTCAGACTGCTTACGATATTCTGCAGAGTGCTCGAGAGCTTGCGGATGCTGGAGCTTTCGCATTCCTGCTTGAGGCAATGCCCTCAAAGGTTGCGCAGCTTGTTACCGAGGAAGTTGGCAAAAAGGGTGTTTTCACGATCGGTATCGGTGCTGGAAAGGAGACGAGCGGCCAGGTTCTGGTTATCACCGACGTGCTTGGTGTCTACGCCGAGGATTCTACTGAGAATGTTGCCACACCCATCGTTACAGAAGAAACCGAACTTGTCTCCACATCTCGTGAACTCGCCAAGCCTCTCGACGCGCCTAGGTTCGTTCGTCAATTTGGTTCACTCGGGCAAGAGATGCGCCGCGCTGTGCGTGCATATGTGCAAGCTGTTAAAGAAGGAAGCTTCCCTGACTCCAAGGAGAGTTatgggatgaagaaggaagagtggGAGGTGTTCTTGGAAATGGTCAAGAACGAGAAGGACCAGCATTAA
- a CDS encoding Hypothetical Protein (Similar to TIGR gene model, INSD accession AAW45777.1): MKRTSREQYRTILNSRPVPNIVVKQDNVTGSLQSIIPIPKHAVPVIEDLLRDIVKVCDRSTILSIIQVSKYWNTVGSPLIYETVRVDCEKWWIVPPKETKQTKRGNRIFRKVFSRERESTLDAAKEVDKNGLIDCNRLHIDHHRPVSPYFAYTRHLTVRCHNEGCGSAIFPSPREILPKLETINLEIIPGCEHKCPYSKEMETLDGFIRDLSPRTVVLSNVLSLGRISQEHYRPPTSLPETAVNSITKLVICLPGCRPPRYTFGITNSLERLRWSFPQVKQMIFLLKPKISSGSKDEYAEIEKANGDSNQFYQAETADTYAAELSRLFAYWKSPITIVGLENLGDDWYKSLARNPTPEEVVSESKRRGGAERRMDIKMVKLHDWLKDESNWKGVFTAQERDAWLRK; the protein is encoded by the coding sequence ATGAAGCGCACAAGTAGGGAGCAGTATCGAACGATCCTCAACAGTAGGCCGGTACCGAATATAGTAGTAAAACAGGATAATGTTACGGGCTCTCTGCAATCCATCATCCCTATCCCCAAGCACGCCGTGCCTGTTATCGAAGACCTGCTGCGCGACATCGTCAAAGTATGTGACCGCTCAACTATCCTATCTATCATCCAGGTTTCGAAGTATTGGAACACTGTCGGCTCGCCCTTGATATACGAGACAGTTAGAGTGGACTGCGAGAAATGGTGGATAGTACCACCGAAGGAGACAAAGCAGACGAAAAGAGGTAATAGGATCTTTAGGAAGGTTTTCAGCAGGGAACGAGAATCTACTCTTGATGCTGCTAAAGAAGTTGATAAAAATGGCCTAATCGACTGCAACAGACTACATATCGACCACCATCGACCTGTCTCCCCATACTTTGCTTACACCCGCCATCTAACCGTCCGGTGCCATAACGAAGGCTGTGGATCAGCCATATTCCCTTCCCCTCGAGAGATCCTTCCAAAATTAGAGACAATTAACCTTGAAATCATACCAGGCTGTGAACATAAGTGTCCATATTCgaaagagatggagacGTTGGATGGCTTTATACGAGATCTCAGTCCTCGTACGGTGGTCCTGTCCAACGTCTTGAGCCTGGGACGTATCTCTCAAGAACATTATCGTCCTCCAACTTCTCTACCAGAGACGGCTGTCAATTCAATTACGAAACTCGTCATTTGCTTACCTGGTTGTCGTCCACCACGCTACACGTTCGGAATCACTAACAGTTTGGAACGACTGCGGTGGTCGTTTCCTCAGGTGAAGCAGATGATATTCTTGCTGAAACCCAAGATATCTAGTGGGAGCAAAGATGAATATGCCGAGATCGAGAAGGCGAATGGTGATTCAAACCAGTTTTATCAAGCAGAAACCGCTGACACATACGCGGCGGAACTATCACGTCTGTTTGCTTACTGGAAAAGTCCCATCACCATCGTAGGGCTAGAGAATCTGGGAGATGATTGGTATAAATCGCTGGCAAGGAACCCTACCCCTGAGGAAGTAGTGAGTGAGAGTAAAAGGCGAGGGGGAGCCGAGAGAAGAATGGATATCAAGATGGTCAAATTACATGATTGGCTAAAAGATGAATCGAATTGGAAAGGTGTGTTCACTGCACAAGAAAGAGATGCGTGGCTAAGAAAGTGA
- a CDS encoding DNA topoisomerase type I, putative (Similar to SGTC gene model, INSD accession EAL18388.1), translating into MRVLCVAEKPSIAKSITEILSGGRWDTRNGRNQYIRNYDFLYNLAPPLGNGRGANFTVTAVLGHLTSSDFDEDHRKWGSCDPFALFDAPVITFVDQKLKTVESNLQAEARNADILMIWTDCDREGEHIGSEVVAACKKVNRNILVKRARFSAIIPAQIHQACRQANDLDMRQADAVATRISLDLKIGSAFTRLTTMTLQGRVPDLAEQLISYGPCQFPTLGFVVDQYNRVQAFVPEMFWYIFVALEREHEDGEPNTVEFRWKRNHLFDLDLAALLYEQCTINPQARVLKVESKPATKWKPLPLTTVELQQSGSRLLHMTPKRILDLAEKLYQRGIVSYPRTETDQYDPKFDFNSLIQKQTLDNQWGAYAQKLLDGAFQKPRNGRKNDKAHPPIHPTAHAGNLDGDERRVFELITRRFLASCSTNAEGQNTTVEISIADEIFSTTGLVVLRRNYLEVYPYDKWATHALPNFEEGEVFIPDVVDLKEGTTSRPSLLTEADLVGLMDKNGIGTDATIAEHIAKIIERGYVTEKQEARIKYLVPSTLGVGLVEGFNAIGFDRSLSKPHLRRETEHRMQLICDGVRGKGEILQTTLEEYKEVFVKARREFQTVIDCVENYLHGAGEAQEALRAAARGGRGGRGARGARGARGGRGAGGRGSRGGGAAAPRGGRYDGNGDDDNDDDDDDDDRDPPRGGARGRARGAATTRGSGTSATRGRGAATGAGTAAHTRARSPTFDADDGSGNTKMCNCGREAVSRVVAKADSAHKGRSFWTCPQPQGEQCGFFEWGTDGDMARSAGPSNSRIASVKPPPAKRKKTVTRNDPPARDGVPSCKCGLDAAFATVAKEGPNKGRQFWACPNNPKAQCGFFQWEDDPNVGGGGSSGDCFKCNQPGHWASNCPNNEGRGSSYRGSSSSRSRARGRGRGKR; encoded by the exons ATGCGTGTCCTGTGCGTCGCTGAAAAGCCAAGTATAGCGAAAAGTATCACTGAAATCCTCTCCGGGGGACGATGGGATACG AGGAATGGAAGAAACCAATATATACGCAATTACGATTTCCTATACAACCTTGCTCCGCCGCTTGGGAATGGAAGAGGTGCCAACTTTACCGTCACGGCAGTCTTGGGACATCTGACTTCAAGT GATTTTGATGAAGATCACCGGAAATGGGGATCCTGTGACCCGTTTGCGCTATTTGATGCGCCAGTCATCACCTTTGTCGACCAG AAACTGAAAACGGTTGAATCAAACCTCCAAGCCGAAGCTCGCAACGCCGACATACTCATGATCTGGACTGACTGTGATCGAGAAGGAGAACATATCGGATCCGAAGTCGTAGCGGCCTGTAAGAAAGTGAATCGGAATATTCTTGTCAAAAGAGCTAGGTTTAGTGCGATTATCCCTGC GCAGATCCACCAAGCATGTAGACAAGCGAACGATTTGGATATGAGACAGGCAGATGCGGTGGCCACGAGGATAAGCTTGGATCTCAAGATTGGATCGGCGTTCACGAGGCTTACAACTATGACTCTACAAGGACGGGTGCCCGATTTAGCAGAGCAACTCATCAGTTACG GTCCATGTCAATTCCCAACCCTTGGCTTTGTCGTCGACCAATACAACCGCGTCCAAGCCTTTGTTCCCGAAATGTTCTGGTACATCTTCGTCGCTCTTGAGCGAGAGCatgaagatggtgaacCCAACACAGTCGAGTTTaggtggaagaggaatCATCTATTCGATTTAGATTTGGCGGCGTTGTTGTATGAGCAGTGTACAATCAATCCTCAGGCGAGGGTCTTGAAGGTGGAATCAAAGCCCGCGACCAAGTG GAAGCCGCTACCTTTGACGACAGTTGAGCTTCAACAATCTGGTTCGAGATTACTTCACATGACTCCTAAACGGATCCTTGAT CTTGCTGAAAAACTCTATCAAAGAGGTATTGTCAGTTACCCTCGTACGGAAACCGACCAGTACGATCCCAAATTTGACTTCAATTCCCTCATTCAAAAGCAAACGCTTGATAACCAATGGGGTGCGTACGCTCAAAA GCTACTAGACGGTGCCTTTCAAAAGCCCCGAAATGGGCGTAAAAACGATAAAGCCCATCCCCCTATCCACCCTACCGCCCACGCCGGCAACCTCGACGGCGATGAACGTCGCGTATTCGAACTCATCACCCGCCGCTTTCTCGCTTCTTGCTCGACCAACGCCGAAGGCCAAAATACCACTGTCGAAATCTCCATCGCCGATGAAATCTTCTCCACTACAGGCCTTGTCGTGCTGAGAAGGAATTATTTGGAAGTGTACCCATATGACAAGTGGGCGACGCATGCGTTACCGAATTTTGAGGAAGGGGAGGTCTTTATACCGGATGTAGTTGATTTGAAGGAAGGAACGACGAGCCGACCGAGTTTGTTGACTGAGGCTGATTTGGTTGGGTTAATGGATAAGAATGGTATCG GTACCGATGCAACCATCGCAGAGCATATTGCCAAAATCATTGAACGTGGGTATGTTACAGAAAAGCAAGAAGCTCGAATAAAGTACCTCGTCCCGTCCACTCTAGGTGTCGGTCTGGTCGAAGGGTTCAATGCTATCGGCTTTGACCGTTCACTAAGCAAGCCACATTTACGACGAGAG ACTGAGCATCGAATGCAGTTGATATGTGATGGTGTACGAGGGAAAGGTGAGATTCTCCAGACTACGCTTGAAGAGTACAAGGAAGTCTTTGTCAAAGCCCGTCGAGAGTTCCAGACTGTCATCGAT TGCGTGGAAAACTATCTCCATGGAGCTGGAGAAGCCCAAGAAGCTCTCCGAGCGGCAGCACGGGGTGGTCGGGGTGGACGAGGAGCTAGAGGAGCAAGAGGCGCAAGGGGTGGGAGAGgagctggaggaagaggtaGTAGAGGCGGTGGAGCAGCTGCTCCCAGAGGCGGCCGATATGATGGCAAtggtgatgatgacaatgacgatgatgatgatgatgatgaccGAGATCCGCCGAGAGGTGGCgcaagaggaagagccAGGGGCGCGGCGACCACGAGAGGGTCGGGGACTTCGGCCACTAGAGGACGAGGGGCAGCAACTGGAGCTGGGACGGCTGCTCATACGAGGGCGCGATCGCCAACTTTCG ACGCGGATGATGGTAGCGGCAATACAAAAATGTGTAACTGCGGTAGAGAAGCGGTATCTCGCGTTGTTGCCAAGGCAGACTCGGCGCACAAGGGAAGATCGTTTTGGACATGTCCTCAGCCTCAAGGAGAACAATGCGGCTTCTTC GAATGGGGTACAGATGGAGATATGGCGCGCTCGGCTGGTCCTAGTAACTCACGAATAGCCAGCGTTAAACCTCCGCCAgccaaaagaaaaaagacTGTT ACTCGAAATGATCCGCCTGCAAGGGATGGCGTGCCTTCGTGTAAATGTGGTCTTGATGCGGCTTTCGCCACAGTCGCCAAGGAAGGTCCAAACAAAGGTCGCCAGTTCTG GGCTTGCCCAAACAATCCGAAAGCTCAATGTGGGTTCTTCCAGTGGGAAGATGATCCCAACGTCGGCGGTGGTGGTTCTAGTGGGG ATTGTTTCAAATGCAATCAGCCTGGTCATTGGGCCAGCAACTGTCCGAATAATGAAGGTCGGGGATCGTCATACCGGGGTTCGAGTAGTAGTAGAAGTCGCGCGcgagggagagggagaggtAAACGATAG